In Remersonia thermophila strain ATCC 22073 chromosome 5, whole genome shotgun sequence, the following proteins share a genomic window:
- a CDS encoding mitochondrial 54S ribosomal protein mL57 has translation MAPNPSRTVISATSQALRRCACPAQPAAPRRLMQATRPLSSSSTARSPEASESATGQQQERPRWSYTPERMKGPGFSINPVKNPSRTIWHNNEDPAKLDAMYNRLLGSKGPDMLPDEIKWLAVTHKSFDQGRRGFNTRLAYFGRLILSLETTRHIMISPAPARDPPSPDEFGREPFQHPALVNIDKLQTRQPQDIVSKEKLTKLAIEVGLPEVVRWKPKMPENLEASGLTVVLNTSLFAIIGAISLQHGAEVAQKIVREKILRRLGA, from the exons ATGGCTCCAAATCCCTCTCGGACCGTCATATCGGCAACTTCACAGGCACTGCGACGATGCGCATGCCCCGCTCAACCGGCAGCCCCGCGGCGCCTGATGCAGGCCACCCGCCCactctcgtcctcctccacagCACGCAGTCCCGAGGCTTCTGAGTCGGCCAcggggcagcagcaagaaCGGCCACGCTGGTCATACACGCCGGAGCGGATGAAGGGACCGGGATTCTCCATCAACCCCGTCAAGAACCCCAGCAGAACAATCTGGCACAACAACGAGGATCccgccaagctcgacgccatgTACAACCGCCTGCTGGGGAGCAAGGGCCCGGACATGCTGCCAGACGAGATCAAGTGGCTAGCCGTGACGCACAAGAGCTTTGATCAGGGAAGGAGAGGATTCAACACGAGGCTGGCTTACTTTG GGAGATTGATCCTCTCGCTCGAGACGACACGCCACATCATGATCagcccagcgccagcgcgggaTCCGCCGTCCCCGGATGAATTCGGCCGCGAGCCCTTCCAACACCCCGCTCTCGTCAACATCGACAAGCTCCAGACCCGCCAGCCGCAGGACATTGTGTCTAAGGAGAAGCTGACAAAGCTTGCCATTGAAGTTGGCCTGCCCGAGGTTGTCAGGTGGAAGCCGAAAATG CCCGAGAACCTCGAAGCTTCGGGATTGACCGTTGTCCTCAATACGTCACTGTTTGCCATCATTGGCGCCATCTCCTTGCAGCACGGCGCAGAGGTCGCTCAAAAAATCGTCCGCGAGAAGATCCTCAGGAGACTGGGGGCGTGA